TTTAATTTTTATGCAAACATACAATAATACAGATATATGCATCAAATAAAATACAAATTGCTTTTATCTTCTGTTTTTATTTTTTTGCTTACTGTTATTTAATATGGTGTTCATTTCGTCCTTCGTAATAAATTCAGGTTTATATTCTACGCCTCTGCCCGAAAGGCTACGCACAAAAGCCCTTAAATGATTTTTCGACCCTAAAAGCAAACGATTATATACTCGCAGAATATCTTCATTTTCAGTTTCTTTCATCAAGTTTTTTAAGTCATAAATGTCTAAATCCTCAATGTAAGCACCTACTTTCAATGCCTCAATAAGCGTGTTTCCTTGTGATGTGAGTTTATTATACAATTTTTGCAAATCTTTGTTGCGAAATTTCCCTTGTTCTTCATACGATGGATCTTCAATATCGTACTTTTCCATAAGCCATATCATCGACTTTTGATGTACCAACTCGCTTTTTGTAATATTTTTGAAAATTGGAATATCATATTTTTCTGCAAAAAAGCTATACACATCGTGGGCTAATTTTTCTTCTTCACGCATTAGCAAAATTCCTTCCTTTTCAGAAGTTGTTAGTTTTGTAGTCTTTTGAGAAAATGCTGCAAAAGAATTAATTGCCAGAACAAGGAGCAAAATTGTTTTCAAGAAAAATTTATTGTTTATCATCATCTTTATCATATCAATTATCTGATTTTTCACCATTAGACAATTGCATTTTTAATTTCCTACGAGATGGGTGAAAAAATTTCTTGTTGATGCGGATTGTGATAGCCTTTGGCTCTTGGCTATTAGCCCTTAGCCAAACTCAACCAATAGCTAATGGCTAACAATTTATTATAAAGGGCTTATGCCCGAATAACAAAAGCTATTCAGGCATAAGGTTGGGCCTTGGATTAAATCCGCAGCCAAATTGAACCGAAAAAGTACAAAAATTCAACAACTTATAAAACTATAAAATAAAACAGCAGGGCGGTCTGTCCTGCTGTATCGGCACCCGGCATTGCTTGGATGTATCCGCGCCGCCCTCGGGTATATAATTCCTTATATACGTTCGCAAAGGTAATACTTTTTTATAATTTTTCCAACGTTCTTTTTTGTTATTTCATTGCTTATTGT
This sequence is a window from Lentimicrobiaceae bacterium. Protein-coding genes within it:
- a CDS encoding DUF2202 domain-containing protein, producing MVKNQIIDMIKMMINNKFFLKTILLLVLAINSFAAFSQKTTKLTTSEKEGILLMREEEKLAHDVYSFFAEKYDIPIFKNITKSELVHQKSMIWLMEKYDIEDPSYEEQGKFRNKDLQKLYNKLTSQGNTLIEALKVGAYIEDLDIYDLKNLMKETENEDILRVYNRLLLGSKNHLRAFVRSLSGRGVEYKPEFITKDEMNTILNNSKQKNKNRR